A single window of Strix uralensis isolate ZFMK-TIS-50842 chromosome 28, bStrUra1, whole genome shotgun sequence DNA harbors:
- the ADRA2B gene encoding alpha-2B adrenergic receptor, protein MEGPAGGYSVQATAAIAAAITFLVLFTITGNALVILAVLSSRSLRAPQNLFLVSLAAADILVATLIIPFSLANELLGYWYFEKTWCEIYLALDVLFCTSSIVHLCAISLDRYWSVSRAIEYNAKRTPRRIKCSIFIVWTIAAVISLPPLVYKGEKKAAAAGRPQCKLNEEAWYVLSSSVGSFFAPCLIMILVYLRIYLIAKRRHRSRPAAAKPPAAPNVPPRAATEPPGTRPPADRTSLLSPEEPPAPPSAAAGPSPQPGGRPRDTLATGTGQVVLARRPPALNPWRRKTQLNREKRFTFVLAVVIGVFVLCWFPFFFLYSLGALCPRRCKVPDGVFQFFFWVGYCNSSLNPVIYTVFNQDFRKAFRRLLCRRRAPTPW, encoded by the coding sequence aTGGAGGGGCCCGCGGGGGGTTACTCGGTCCAAGCCACCGCCGCCATCGCCGCCGCCATCACCTTCCTGGTGCTCTTCACCATCACGGGCAACGCGCTGGTGATCCTGGCGGTGCTGAGCAGCCGCTCGCTGCGGGCGCCCCAGAACCTCTTCTTGGTGTCGCTGGCGGCCGCCGACATCTTGGTGGCCACCTTGATCATCCCCTTCTCCTTGGCCAACGAGCTCCTGGGCTACTGGTACTTCGAGAAGACGTGGTGCGAGATCTACCTGGCCTTGGACGTGCTCTTCTGCACCTCGTCCATCGTCCACCTCTGCGCCATCAGCCTGGACCGGTACTGGTCGGTCAGTCGCGCCATCGAGTACAACGCCAAGCGGACGCCGCGGCGCATCAAGTGCAGCATCTTCATCGTCTGGACCATCGCCGCCGTCATCTCCCTCCCGCCCCTGGTCTACAAGGGGGAGaagaaggcggcggcggcggggcggccgcagTGCAAACTCAACGAGGAGGCCTGGTACGTCCTCTCCTCCAGCGTCGGCTCCTTCTTCGCCCCGTGTCTCATCATGATCCTCGTCTACCTGCGCATCTACCTGATCGCCAAACGCCGCCaccgctcccgccccgccgccgccaaaCCGCCCGCGGCACCGAACGTCCCCCCCCGAGCCGCCACGGAGCCCCCGGGCACCCGCCCGCCAGCGGACAGGACCTCGCTGCTGAGCCCCGAGGAGCCCCCGGCGCcccccagcgccgcggcggggccgtcCCCGCAGCCCGGGGGACGCCCCAGGGACACTTTGGCCACGGGGACGGGACAGGTGGTGTTGGCCCGTCGGCCGCCGGCGTTGAACCCGTGGAGGAGGAAGACTCAGCTCAACCGGGAGAAACGTTTCACCTTCGTCTTGGCCGTGGTCATCGGCGTCTTCGTCCTCTGCTGgttccccttcttcttcctctacAGCCTGGGCGCGCTCTGTCCCCGCCGCTGCAAGGTCCCCGACGGCGTCTTCCAGTTCTTCTTCTGGGTCGGTTACTGCAACAGCTCCCTCAACCCCGTCATCTACACCGTCTTCAACCAGGACTTCCGCAAGGCCTTCCGGCGCCTCctctgccgccgccgcgccccgacGCCCTGGTGA
- the LOC141935781 gene encoding oxaloacetate tautomerase Fahd2a, mitochondrial-like, with translation MRLLGAMRLVRFRGAGGAEPRLGLEAAGGSVVDLSAAEPALPRSMRAFLESGPSGLAAAQRALESGRHRVPRGTVQLLAPIGDPEKVICVGLNYRDHCLEQDLRSPQEPIIFSKFPSAIIGPFDDIIHPEESSEVDWEVELAAVIGKKGRHIEESSALDHVVGFTVANDVSARDWQRRNGRQWLLSKTFDTFCPLGPALVTKEAVADVHNLRIRCSVNGRLMQDSSTNQLIFPLPKLIAWVSQFVTLVPGDILLTGTPAGVGLFRKPPVFLKRGDEVQCEIEELGTICNKVV, from the exons ATGCGCTTGCTGGGGGCCATGCGGCTGGTGCGGttccggggggccgggggggccgagCCCCGTCTGGGGCTGGAAGCGGCCGGGGGCAGCGTGGTGGACCTGAGCGCGGCCgagccggcgctgccccgctccATGCGCGCCTTCCTGGAGAGCGGCCCCAGCGGCCTGGCCGCCGCCCAGAG GGCGCTGGAGTCGGGCCGGCACCGGGTGCCGCGGGGGACGGTGCAGCTCCTGGCGCCCATCGGGGACCCCGAGAAGGTGATTTGTGTGGGGCTCAACTACCGCGACCACTGCCTGGAGCAGGACCTCAGGAGCCCCCAGGAGCCCATCATCTTCAGCAAGTTCCCCAGCGCCATCATCGGGCCCTTCGATGACATCATACACCCCGAGGAGAGCAGC GAGGTAGACTGGGAGGTGGAGCTGGCCGCTGTCATCGGGAAGAAGGGGCGGCACATTGAG GAATCATCAGCGCTGGACCACGTCGTGGGGTTCACGGTGGCCAACGACGTCAGCGCCCGGGACTGGCAGAGGAGGAATGGGAGGCAGTGGCTGCTGTCAAAAACCTTCGACACCTTCTGTCCCCTGGGGCCAGCTCTTGTCACCAAGGAGGCCGTGGCAG ACGTCCACAACCTGAGGATCCGCTGCAGCGTCAACGGGCGGCTGATGCAGGACAGCAGCACCAACCAGCTCATCTTCCCCCTGCCCAAACTCATCGCCTGGGTCTCCCA ATTTGTCACACTGGTCCCCGGGGACATCTTGCTGACAGGAACGCCCGCTGGTGTGGGGCTCTTTCGGAAGCCGCCCGTGTTTCTTAAG AGAGGAGACGAGGTGCAGTGCGAGATCGAGGAGCTGGGCACCATCTGCAACAAGGTGGTGTGA
- the LOC141935780 gene encoding glycerol-3-phosphate acyltransferase 2, mitochondrial-like, whose product MKTWVSDSGQKLEIFIPFLGKYRPLSGRCCQTCTPKSWGGFYPQQLPSLGFRDAARVTEEDTRYRGWLVRRVCGFLAVWGWKVPADTPRDLPARICCSKRVQDVATGRSRGSSGDSESHRRWKEETLKILAEIQAPLSLLLLRLCNWALLKLLNRLFLNVQLHRGQLKMVLRAAKTPDVPLVFLSTHKSPLDGLLLSFVLFSQGLGVPRVAVGGQACSSRLRALLSRLGGIFLPSGMGQTPSNQDEGLPGAVLAVYIEEVLRSQQPLLIFLEEPPITLHLSAPAREWLALVYRAVRDGAVPDVLLVPVGIAYDIAPGASPREGAHGARPLGLGACLWAACRAVRRNFGCVRVDFAQPFSLQEFAAKNLVRQSRPGKPLEELLLPTILGTCPSQLDSKKAAIWSPGPATAAGLEAEEEILVTKLGLHCLSDGVSCSAVTAVAITSVLLLHKHREGVFLSRLMQDFAWLLEEILLGQHDVAFSGQLRTLVQHSLILLRAHLTFYHLSPIGDIFVVPEVSAEALSELGHHSAAILPVFASEAVGACAIRALLVEMLPFLGATVGLSSIVLSQDELHRKTLELLQLLPLNLLGLQPCQPLNYRSQDIVDKLLLCGVLEVEEVGAPPGPPSLCWGWVAQLSLRPPLLAGKGTREHGGVPVGGQGAGRVASKVLWHPALSPQPESKHWVCDLAPQPWGKDRPRAGMDFSDSDSESDVPKRCFKLSEPQGSPGFLLFLCRLLSPVLRTYARAVAFLDRPSWPQSEAAYMEALLQFLAEDGVEYPNRSLALSSLQTFKEMGVLEEVQTPAGPLLHLAQPFHSSVSRGKLEAFIQQFTQP is encoded by the exons ATGAAAACCTGGGTCAGCGATTCGGGGCAGAAATTGGAAATTTTCATCCCTTTTCTGGGCAAGTACCGTCCGCTCTCAGGGCGCTGCTGCCAGACCTGCACCCCGAAGAGCTGG GGGGGGTTCtacccccagcagctcccctctCTGGGCTTCCGCGACGCCGCCCGGGTGACGGAGGAGGACACGCG GTACCGGGGCTGGCTCGTCCGAAGGGTCTGTGGTTTCCTTGCTGTCTGGGGCTGGAAAGTTCCTGCTGACACCCCCAGAGACCTGCCGGCGAGGATCTGCTGCAGCAAGAG GGTTCAGGATGTCGCTACCGGCCGGTCCCGTGGCTCGAGCGGGGACAGCGAATCCCACCGGCGATGGAAGGAGGAAACACTCAAGATCCTGGCTGAAATCCAGGCCCCGCTCTCCCTTCTCCTGCTGAG gctgtgCAACTGGGCTCTGCTCAAGCTCCTGAACCGCCTCTTCCTCAACGTGCAGCTCCACCGAGGGCAGCTGAAGATGGTGCTGAGGGCCGCCAAGACG CCTGACGTGCCGCTGGTTTTCCTCTCGACGCACAAATCCCCGCTGGATGGGTTGCTCCTGTCCTTCGTCCTCTtctcccaggggctgggggtgcccagggtggcAGTGGGCGGCCAGGCCTGCAGCTCCCGCCTCCG agcCCTGCTCAGCCGCCTGGGAGGGATTTTCCTGCCCTCGGGGATGGGACAGACACCGAGCAACCAGGATGAAGGGCTCCCGGGGGCTGTCCTGGCCGTG TACATCGAGGAGGTGCTGAGGAGCCAACAGCCTCTGCTCATCTTCCTGGAAGAGCCCCCCATCACCCTGCACCTCTCTGCCCCTGCCCGGGAGTGGCTGGCCCTGGTGTACCGAGCCGTGCGGGACGGCGCCGTCCCCGACGTCCTCCTGGTCCCCGTGGGCATCGCCTACGACATCGCCCCGGGCGCTTCGCCCCGGGAAGGAGCG CACGGGGCTCGGCCCCTCGGCCTCGGCGCCTGCCTCTGGGCAGCGTGTCGGGCCGTGCGCCGAAACTTTGGCTGCGTCCGGGTGGACTTCGCCCAGCCCTTCTCCTTACAG GAGTTTGCAGCCAAAAACCTCGTCAGGCAGAGCCGCCCGGGGAAGccgctggaggagctgctgttgCCCACCATCCTCGGCACGTG TCCCAGCCAGCTGGACAGCAAGAAAGCAGCAATTTGGAGTCCTGGCCCTGCAACGGCCGCCGGTTTGGAGGCAGAAGAGGAAATACTGGTGACCAAGCTGGGCCTGCACTGCCTGAGCG ACGGCGTCTCCTGCTCCGCCGTCACGGCTGTGGCGATCACGTccgtgctgctgctgcacaagcaCCGGGAG ggcGTCTTCCTCTCCCGGCTGATGCAGGATTttgcctggctgctggaggagatcCTGCTGGGCCAGCATGACGTGGCCTTCTCGGGGCAGCTCCGCACCCTGGTGCAGCACAGCCTCATCCTGCTCAGAGCCCATCTCACCTTCTACCACCTCTCCCCCATCGGTGACATCTTCGTGGTCCCCGAGGTCTCAGCGGAGGCCCTGAGCGAGCTGGGCCACCACAGCGCTGCCATCCTGCCCGTCTTCGCCAGCGAGGCAGTGGGAG CCTGCGCCATCCGTGCCTTGCTGGTGGAGATGCTGCCCTTCCTGGGAGCGACCGTCGGCCTCTCCAGCATCGTGCTCAGCCAGGACGAGCTGCACCGCAAGACcctggagctgctccagctgctgcccctAAACCTTCTGGGGCTCCAG ccctgccagcccctcaaCTACCGGAGCCAGGACATCGTGGACAAGCTCCTCCTGTGTGGGGTGCTGGAGGTTGAGGAGGTGGGtgcccccccaggacccccttcGCTATGCTGGGGATGGGTGGCTCAGCTCTCACTGCGCCCTCCGCTCCTGGCTGGGAAGGGGACAAGGGAGCacgggggggtccctgtggggggACAGGGTGCTGGCAGGGTGGCATCAAAGGTGCTGTGGCACCCGGCTTTGTCCCCGCAGCCGGAGAGCAAGCACTGGGTCTGCGACTTGGCCCCGCAGCCCTGGGGCAAGGACCGGCCCCGGGCCGGGATGGACTTCAGCGACAGCGACAGCGAGAGCGACGTCCCCAAGCGCTGCTTCAAG CTCAGCGAGCCCCAGGGCTCGCCcggcttcctcctcttcctctgccgGCTCCTGAGCCCCGTGCTGAGGACTTACGCCAGAGCCGTGGCTTTCCTGGACCGACCCAGCTGGCCCCAGTCTG AGGCCGCCTACATGGAGGCGCTGCTGCAATTCCTGGCCGAGGACGGTGTCG AGTACCCGAACAGGAGCCTGGccctcagctctctgcagacCTTCAAGGAGATGGGG gtgcTGGAGGAGGTGCAGACCCCCGCCGGCCCCCTGCTCCACCTCGCCCAGCCTTTCCACTCCAGCGTGAGCCGGGGGAAGCTGGAAGCCTTCATCCAGCAGTTCACCCAGCCCTAG